The following are from one region of the Salvia splendens isolate huo1 chromosome 2, SspV2, whole genome shotgun sequence genome:
- the LOC121792055 gene encoding serine/threonine-protein kinase ste20-like, with protein sequence MKRSNAAESAASAAATEELLKKIKELEVGQVRLQQEISQLMTSPAAAAQIVASDHRQRQRPHSISPQRVPQPRVEDGVVARASFQHLSPLRRESRHWRLPPPSAVNFTDKQYLSILQSMGQAIHIIDPNNLLIYWNKRAEELYGYSSEEAIGSDALEILTDPQDHGAANEILRRVAMGENWTGLFPVKIKSGIRFSIIATNTPLYDDTGLFVGVICVSNETRPYEEAKAVILASQRGCWDNPSNFSRPRGITSGKFGLDPQQPLQVAIASKISNLATKVSNKVKSKMRPAESYSDYNAGIWEGNHPDHGFSDAAMFDHRDDGASSGASTPRGEPLGVFSRSEDSPSIQSRDYGDENERKPSISKTLSSKAEAWMEKKGLALPWKEKEREGTDLNPKVSRFVWPWGQDDQQNGREQQKCASSTFKQESPCIETNRTTNNEATASWCSLVNANSSSSGSSGGSTSSSTVNKHDVDTDSLDYEILWEDLTIGEQVGQGSCGTVYHALWYGSDVAVKVFSRHEYSDDTISSFRQEVSLMKRLRHPNILLFMGAVMSPERLGIVTEYLPRGSLFRLLQKSAAKLEWKRRIHMALDIARGMNYLHHHNPPIVHRDLKSSNLLVDRNWTVKVGDFGLSRLKNETYLLTKTGKGTPQWMAPEVLCNEPADEKSDIYSFGVILWELITQKIPWENLNSMQVIGAVGFMNQRLDIPDNVDGEWASIIQSCWDSEPHSRPSFQELVDKLKEMQRRCAIQHQAKCASARDAAQK encoded by the exons ATGAAGAGAAGCAACGCAGCCGAATCAGCAGCTTccgcggcggcgacggaggagCTGCTGAAGAAGATTAAGGAATTGGAAGTGGGACAGGTGCGCTTGCAGCAGGAGATATCGCAGCTCATGACTtcaccggcggcggcggctcaGATTGTGGCCTCTGATCACCGCCAGAGGCAGAGGCCGCACTCGATTTCGCCACAGAGAGTGCCACAGCCGAGAGTCGAGGATGGAGTAGTGGCCAGGGCGTCGTTTCAGCATTTATCTCCACTGCGTAGAGAGAGCCGTCACTGGAGGCTGCCGCCCCCTTCGGCTGTTAATTTTACGGATAAGCAGTATTTGAGCATATTGCAGTCAATGGGGCAGGCTATCCATATAATAGATCCAAATAATCTTCTTATTTACTG GAATAAAAGGGCTGAAGAGCTTTATGGATATTCTAGCGAGGAAGCTATTGGGAGTGATGCTCTCGAGATATTAACAGATCCTCAAGACCATGGGGCGGCTAATGAGATTTTGCGTCGTGTGGCGATGGGTGAGAACTGGACCGGGCTGTTTCCGGTTAAGATCAAGTCAGGAATAAGGTTTTCGATAATTGCAACTAATACCCCTTTATATGATGATACCGGTCTCTTTGTTGGAGTTATATGTGTCTCGAATGAAACTAGACCATATGAAGAAGCAAAGGCTGTGATATTGGCTTCTCAAAGGGGCTGCTGGGACAATCCTTCGAATTTTAGCAGGCCGAGAGGCATCACTTCTGGGAAATTCGGTCTTGATCCTCAGCAGCCTCTACAAGTAGCAATTGCCTCCAAGATTTCGAATTTG GCTACTAAGGTGAGCAACAAGGTTAAGTCAAAAATGAGGCCTGCAGAGAGCTACTCAGATTACAATGCGGGCATCTGGGAAGGTAATCATCCTGATCATGGCTTCTCGGATGCAGCTATGTTTGACCATCGGGACGATGGAGCTTCTAGTGGTGCTAGTACTCCAAGAGGAGAACCACTCGGAGTTTTCTCTCGCTCGGAAGACTCTCCTAGTATACAATCGAGAGATTATGGTGATGAGAATGAGAGAAAGCCTTCAATTTCTAAGACCCTTTCCTCAAAAGCGGAGGCGTGGATGGAAAAGAAGGGTTTGGCATTGCCATGGAAAGAAAAAGAACGCGAGGGCACAGATCTGAATCCGAAGGTTTCCCGTTTTGTTTGGCCATGGGGACAGGATGACCAGCAGAATGGAAGGGAACAGCAAAAATGTGCATCGTCCACATTCAAGCAAGAAAGTCCATGTATTGAAACCAATCGAACGACTAATAACGAGGCAACAGCTTCCTGGTGCTCTTTAGTTAATGCTAACAGCTCAAGCAgcggtagtagtggtggtagcaCAAGCAGCAGTACTGTTAATAAACATGATGTGGATACCGATTCTTTGGATTATGAAATATTGTGGGAGGACTTGACTATAGGAGAACAAGTTGGACAAG GTTCTTGCGGAACTGTTTACCATGCTCTGTGGTATGGATCA GATGTTGCTGTCAAGGTGTTCTCCAGGCACGAATATTCTGATGACACGATATCATCCTTCAGACAGGAG GTCTCACTTATGAAAAGACTTCGGCATCCAAATATCCTCCTATTCATGGGTGCAGTTATGTCTCCAGAACGCCTTGGAATTGTAACAGAGTATCTTCCACG TGGCAGTCTGTTCCGGCTCTTGCAGAAGAGTGCAGCAAAATTAGAATGGAAAAGGCGCATTCACATGGCTTTGGATATA GCACGAGGTATGAATTATCTTCATCACCACAATCCTCCTATCGTCCACCGTGATTTGAAATCTTCAAATCTTCTTGTGGATAGGAACTGGACTGTTAAG GTCGGTGACTTTGGTCTCTCACGTCTAAAAAACGAGACCTACTTGTTGACAAAGACAGGAAAAGGAACA CCTCAATGGATGGCTCCTGAAGTTCTTTGTAACGAACCTGCAGACGAGAA GTCCGACATATATAGCTTCGGTGTGATACTCTGGGAACTCATAACCCAAAAGATTCCATGGGAGAACCTTAATTCGATGCAG GTTATTGGAGCTGTGGGCTTCATGAACCAACGCTTGGATATACCAGACAACGTCGATGGAGAATGGGCTTCTATTATACAGAGCTGCTGGGACAG TGAACCACATTCGCGCCCTTCATTCCAAGAACTAGTCGACAAGCTAAAAGAGATGCAGAGACGATGTGCAATCCAACATCAAGCCAAATGCGCTAGTGCCAGAGATGCCGCCCAGAAATAA
- the LOC121792056 gene encoding probable pectinesterase 67, which produces MHLPRLSLCVIVALFILLDFVHGFSNNKVIDSQTLANDIRSDRTITVDADGNGDFKSVQAAIDHIPNRNSKWIMIHVAKGVYREKVKIPRSKPYIFMRGEGSGKTSIVWSRSSADDYDSATFKVEAKYFIAYGITFKNAAPTGIDRTKQNKAVAVVVGADKAAFYHCSFISNHNTLFDARGRHYYGACYVQGSVDVIFGHGQSMFHECEVFVVPNMRSEIRGSITASHKQRGNATGGFALVKSKVYGVDNNVHLGRAKGTHSTVVYADTYLSDSVVSHGWTDWSYPHSKENLHLAEYNSHGPGAATHKRTDWSKQLSYEDALRFMTVDFINGKDWLPAWL; this is translated from the exons atgCATTTACCTCGGCTCTCTCTATGTGTTATTGTCGCATTATTCATATTGTTGGATTTTGTTCATGGCTTCTCCAACAACAAAGTAATTGATTCACAAACCTTGGCAAACGACATTCGATCCGATCGAACGATAACCGTTGATGCAGACGGAAATGGGGACTTCAAATCTGTGCAGGCTGCCATTGATCATATCCCAAACAGGAATTCTAAATGGATTATGATTCATGTTGCCAAGGGAGTCTATAG GGAAAAAGTTAAAATACCTCGTAGCAAGCCTTATATATTCATGAGAGGTGAAGGAAGCGGGAAGACGTCAATCGTGTGGTCCCGAAGCTCAGCTGACGACTACGATTCAGCCACGTTCAAAGTCGAAGCCAAATATTTCATCGCATACGGTATCACCTTCAAG AACGCAGCTCCAACTGGCATTGATCGTACCAAACAGAACAAAGCAGTGGCAGTCGTGGTGGGGGCAGACAAGGCTGCATTCTACCATTGTTCATTCATCAGCAACCACAACACCCTCTTCGACGCGAGGGGCCGCCACTACTACGGCGCTTGCTACGTCCAGGGCTCCGTCGATGTCATCTTCGGACACGGCCAGTCCATGTTCCAC GAATGCGAGGTTTTCGTGGTCCCGAACATGAGATCGGAGATTAGGGGTTCCATCACCGCTAGCCACAAGCAGAGAGGGAACGCAACCGGCGGATTCGCGTTGGTGAAGAGCAAAGTTTATGGTGTTGATAACAATGTGCATTTAGGAAGGGCTAAAGGGACACATTCCACTGTAGTTTATGCTGACACATATTTGTCAGACAGTGTTGTCTCTCATGGATGGACTGATTGGAGCTATCCACACAGTAAAGA AAACCTGCACCTTGCGGAGTATAACAGTCACGGACCGGGCGCTGCTACCCACAAACGGACCGATTGGTCGAAGCAGCTGAGCTATGAAGACGCTTTGCGCTTCATGACCGTCGATTTCATCAACGGGAAGGATTGGCTTCCTGCGTGGCTGTGA